In Agromyces sp. G08B096, a genomic segment contains:
- a CDS encoding epoxide hydrolase family protein yields MNAQVTPTRIDIPQAEIDDARERLARTRFTDQIGEDGEDGTSVGSVRELVRYWLEDFDWRALEARINAYPQIETVIDGQRVHAIHVRSGRPDAIGLILTHGWPGSVVEHLDLIEPLTAAGYDVVLPSIPGFGFSGPTTERGWDNARIARAWVELMHRLGYERYGAVGNDGGSMISPEVGRLDPDHVVGVHVTQLYSFPSGDPAELVDLDEHEQAALAHLGWFWENIGAFNVLQSQQPQTLAHSLADSPAGLLGWNVQLMGDLDPAFTVANAAVYWFTGTQGSALRLYRENALAQKRAQEAGERPGPTTVPTALAQAKGDFATIRRFAERDHANIRRWTTYERGGHYAAHLEPQQTADDITTFFASVGDVR; encoded by the coding sequence ATGAACGCCCAGGTCACGCCCACCCGGATCGACATCCCGCAGGCCGAGATCGACGACGCGCGTGAGCGCCTCGCCCGCACCCGGTTCACCGACCAGATCGGGGAGGACGGCGAGGACGGCACGAGCGTGGGCAGCGTCCGGGAGCTCGTGCGGTACTGGCTCGAGGACTTCGACTGGCGCGCCCTGGAGGCACGGATCAACGCGTACCCGCAGATCGAGACCGTCATCGACGGTCAGCGGGTGCACGCGATCCACGTCCGCTCCGGGCGCCCGGACGCCATCGGCCTCATCCTCACGCACGGCTGGCCGGGCTCCGTCGTCGAGCACCTCGACCTCATCGAGCCCCTCACCGCCGCGGGCTATGACGTCGTCCTGCCGTCGATCCCGGGCTTCGGGTTCTCCGGCCCCACCACCGAACGCGGCTGGGACAACGCGCGCATCGCACGTGCCTGGGTCGAGCTCATGCACCGGCTCGGCTACGAGCGGTACGGTGCGGTGGGCAACGACGGGGGCTCGATGATCTCGCCCGAGGTCGGCCGGCTCGACCCCGACCACGTCGTCGGCGTGCACGTGACGCAGCTCTATTCGTTCCCCTCGGGAGACCCGGCCGAGCTGGTCGACCTCGACGAGCACGAGCAGGCCGCGCTCGCCCACCTCGGCTGGTTCTGGGAGAACATCGGTGCGTTCAACGTCCTGCAGTCCCAGCAGCCGCAGACGCTCGCGCACTCGCTCGCCGACTCGCCCGCCGGGCTGCTCGGCTGGAACGTCCAGCTCATGGGTGACCTCGACCCGGCGTTCACGGTCGCCAACGCCGCCGTCTACTGGTTCACCGGGACGCAGGGCTCGGCGCTGCGGCTGTACCGGGAGAACGCCCTCGCGCAGAAGCGGGCGCAGGAGGCGGGCGAGCGCCCCGGGCCCACGACGGTGCCGACCGCGCTCGCCCAGGCGAAGGGAGACTTCGCCACCATCCGCCGGTTCGCCGAGCGCGACCACGCGAACATCCGGCGGTGGACCACCTACGAGCGCGGCGGCCACTACGCCGCCCACCTCGAGCCGCAGCAGACCGCCGACGACATCACCACCTTCTTCGCCTCCGTCGGCGACGTCCGCTGA
- a CDS encoding LacI family DNA-binding transcriptional regulator, whose translation MASKPRRITQREIARIAGVSQTTVSMVLNDRDGSNVRIPEETRARVKAAIEASTYVADPAARRLAGLDNQIVGVFTYEAALSPESMDFYGPLLNGIERAAERIGCDLLFFTSSPVEDGRRSLFHRKTRLRLADGCILLGQQMDAAELERLVDERFPFVAVGRRDETEARVPYVGLDYVTPTLALVDRARELGHERAVYLRRDRTSPTARDRLGAVETADAEARLAFAITGEGDLDGLAELVRSHAATIVFAEDVFLAEDAIHALTTAGAAVPGEVSIAALAEVRGHRTGERALTGFRVPRERVAAAALELLQQLITAPADEWDELDLQRVLQAEVEAGETLVERAAR comes from the coding sequence ATGGCATCGAAGCCTCGTCGGATCACCCAGCGGGAGATCGCCCGCATCGCCGGGGTGAGCCAGACCACCGTGTCGATGGTGCTCAACGATCGCGACGGCTCCAACGTGCGCATCCCCGAGGAGACCCGCGCCCGGGTGAAGGCCGCCATCGAGGCATCCACCTACGTCGCCGATCCGGCGGCCCGCCGGCTCGCCGGCCTCGACAACCAGATCGTCGGCGTCTTCACCTACGAGGCGGCGCTCTCCCCCGAGAGCATGGACTTCTACGGCCCCCTGCTGAACGGCATCGAACGGGCGGCGGAACGGATCGGCTGCGACCTGCTGTTCTTCACCAGCTCCCCCGTCGAAGACGGCCGGCGGAGCCTGTTCCACCGCAAGACCCGGCTGCGCCTCGCCGACGGCTGCATCCTGCTCGGTCAGCAGATGGATGCCGCAGAACTCGAGCGCCTCGTCGACGAGCGCTTCCCGTTCGTCGCCGTCGGCCGCCGCGACGAGACCGAGGCGCGCGTGCCCTATGTCGGGCTCGACTACGTCACCCCGACCCTCGCCCTCGTCGACCGGGCCCGCGAGCTCGGCCACGAACGTGCCGTCTACCTGCGTCGCGACCGGACCAGCCCGACCGCCCGCGACCGCCTCGGCGCCGTCGAGACCGCCGACGCCGAGGCGCGGCTGGCCTTCGCGATCACCGGCGAGGGCGACCTCGACGGGCTCGCCGAGCTCGTCCGTTCGCACGCTGCGACCATCGTCTTCGCCGAGGACGTCTTCCTCGCCGAGGACGCGATCCACGCGCTCACCACGGCCGGCGCAGCCGTGCCGGGCGAGGTCTCCATCGCCGCCCTCGCCGAGGTCCGGGGTCACCGCACGGGTGAGCGGGCGCTCACGGGCTTCCGCGTCCCGCGCGAGCGCGTCGCCGCCGCCGCGCTCGAACTGCTCCAGCAGCTGATCACCGCGCCCGCCGACGAGTGGGACGAGCTCGACCTGCAGCGCGTGCTCCAGGCCGAGGTCGAAGCCGGCGAGACCCTCGTCGAACGAGCTGCGCGGTGA
- a CDS encoding FAD-dependent oxidoreductase → MRALEADVAVIGGGLGGVAAALAALERGLRVVLTEEHAWLGGQLTSQAVPPDEHIWVEQFGVTARYRALREGIRDYYRRHYPLTEAARADRALNPGRGRVSRLCHEPRVAEAVIGARLAPFEASGRLVVVRGAAPVDAVMDGDVVREVVVAHRDGERVTIRAPFVLDATETGDLLPLTGTDYVVGSESRSKTGEPSAPEVADPANVQSIAWCFAFDHVDGDHTIDRPDDYDHWRALEPSFWGAPMLSFVAPNPRTLRPEARTLEVNPDVERNGDPRIDAGDQDLWTFRRIAARQTFREGFYDSDIVLANWPQLDYLGGSIIDTDDRERHLAAAKAQSRAYFYWLQTEAPRPDGGTGWPGLRLRGDVTGTEDGFAQAPYIRESRRIRARRTIVEQDVSVAVRGHAGPATFPDSVGVGMYRIDLHPSTGGDNYIDVECAPFEIPLGALVPVRTKNLLPAAKNIGTTHITNGAYRLHPVEWNVGEAAGELAAFCLEHLIHPGDVVSDPELIEQFQHRLTAAGVEIHWPEILGY, encoded by the coding sequence GTGAGGGCGCTCGAGGCCGATGTCGCCGTCATCGGCGGCGGGCTCGGCGGCGTCGCCGCGGCCCTCGCCGCGCTCGAGCGGGGCCTCCGGGTCGTGCTCACGGAGGAGCACGCGTGGCTCGGCGGCCAGCTCACCTCCCAGGCCGTGCCGCCCGACGAGCACATCTGGGTCGAGCAGTTCGGCGTCACCGCGAGATACCGCGCGCTTCGCGAGGGCATCCGCGACTACTACCGGCGCCACTACCCGCTCACCGAGGCGGCCCGCGCGGACCGCGCGCTGAACCCCGGCCGGGGCCGGGTGAGCCGGCTCTGCCACGAGCCGCGGGTGGCCGAGGCCGTGATCGGCGCGAGGCTCGCGCCGTTCGAGGCGAGCGGGCGGCTCGTCGTCGTCCGGGGCGCCGCGCCCGTCGACGCCGTCATGGACGGCGATGTCGTCCGCGAGGTCGTCGTCGCCCACCGCGACGGCGAACGCGTCACGATCCGTGCCCCGTTCGTCCTCGACGCGACCGAGACGGGCGACCTCCTGCCCCTCACCGGCACCGACTACGTCGTCGGCAGCGAGTCACGCTCCAAGACGGGCGAGCCGAGCGCCCCCGAGGTCGCGGACCCGGCCAATGTGCAGTCGATCGCCTGGTGCTTCGCCTTCGACCACGTCGACGGCGACCACACCATCGACCGACCCGACGACTACGACCACTGGCGTGCCCTCGAGCCATCGTTCTGGGGCGCGCCGATGCTCTCGTTCGTCGCCCCCAACCCCCGCACGCTCCGGCCCGAGGCGCGCACGCTCGAGGTCAACCCCGACGTCGAGCGGAACGGCGACCCGCGCATCGACGCGGGCGACCAGGACCTCTGGACGTTCCGCCGGATCGCGGCCAGGCAGACCTTCCGCGAGGGCTTCTACGACAGCGACATCGTGCTCGCCAACTGGCCCCAGCTCGACTACCTCGGCGGCTCCATCATCGACACCGACGACCGCGAGCGGCACCTCGCCGCGGCCAAGGCGCAGTCGCGGGCGTACTTCTACTGGCTGCAGACCGAGGCGCCCCGGCCCGACGGCGGAACCGGCTGGCCCGGTCTGCGGCTGCGAGGCGACGTCACCGGCACCGAGGACGGATTCGCACAGGCCCCGTACATCCGCGAGTCGCGCCGCATCCGCGCCCGTCGCACGATCGTCGAACAGGACGTCTCGGTCGCCGTCCGCGGACATGCCGGGCCCGCGACCTTCCCCGACTCCGTCGGAGTCGGCATGTACCGCATCGACCTGCACCCCTCCACCGGCGGCGACAACTACATCGACGTCGAGTGCGCGCCCTTCGAGATCCCGCTCGGCGCGCTCGTGCCCGTGCGGACGAAGAACCTCCTCCCCGCCGCCAAGAACATCGGCACCACCCACATCACCAACGGCGCCTACCGCCTGCACCCCGTGGAGTGGAACGTCGGCGAGGCGGCGGGGGAGCTCGCGGCGTTCTGCCTCGAGCACCTGATCCATCCGGGCGACGTCGTCTCGGATCCGGAACTGATCGAGCAGTTCCAGCACCGGCTCACCGCAGCGGGAGTCGAAATCCACTGGCCCGAGATCCTCGGCTACTAG
- a CDS encoding NAD(P)H-binding protein yields the protein MYLVIGATAHFGRQAVDELVAAGAPVRALTRTPQRAGLPKGVDVVRADLTKPETLPAALAGVEAAFLVLQYGMDVAPLLAAAGQAGVKRLVLLSSGAVVPGAERQPDVIARYHREVEQAIEASGIEWTFLRLLFPAINSLTFAMQLQGGDVIRAPYTEAAFSAVHERDVAEVAARILIGGGHAERAYDLTGPESLTQTQQVHLLGTTLGRTLTVEDLDPEPVLEQMSQFMDPEFLAALFALMAQAVGKPAPVNDVIEQITGHPARTYAQWAADHRADFGG from the coding sequence ATGTATCTCGTCATCGGTGCCACCGCTCACTTCGGACGTCAGGCGGTGGATGAGTTGGTCGCCGCGGGTGCCCCGGTGCGGGCCCTGACCCGCACTCCGCAGCGGGCCGGGCTCCCGAAGGGCGTCGACGTCGTCCGGGCCGATCTGACCAAGCCCGAGACGCTGCCGGCGGCGTTGGCCGGCGTCGAGGCCGCCTTCCTGGTTCTGCAGTACGGGATGGATGTCGCCCCGCTGCTGGCGGCCGCGGGCCAGGCCGGGGTGAAGCGGCTGGTACTCCTGTCCTCGGGCGCGGTCGTCCCGGGCGCCGAGCGGCAGCCCGACGTGATCGCCCGGTACCACCGCGAGGTCGAGCAGGCCATCGAGGCATCCGGAATCGAGTGGACGTTCCTGCGGCTGCTGTTCCCCGCCATCAACTCGTTGACATTCGCGATGCAGCTCCAGGGCGGTGACGTCATCCGCGCGCCGTACACCGAAGCGGCCTTCAGTGCCGTGCACGAGCGCGACGTCGCCGAGGTGGCCGCCCGCATCCTGATCGGCGGCGGGCACGCGGAGCGGGCCTACGACCTGACCGGACCCGAATCGCTGACCCAGACCCAACAGGTCCACCTCCTCGGCACGACGCTCGGGCGCACGCTCACCGTCGAGGACCTCGACCCGGAGCCCGTGCTGGAGCAGATGAGCCAGTTCATGGACCCCGAGTTCCTGGCCGCACTGTTCGCGCTCATGGCACAGGCAGTCGGCAAGCCCGCGCCGGTCAACGACGTCATCGAGCAGATCACCGGGCACCCCGCGCGGACCTACGCCCAGTGGGCCGCCGATCACCGAGCCGACTTCGGCGGCTGA
- a CDS encoding zinc-dependent alcohol dehydrogenase family protein, whose protein sequence is MLATVIHAARDIRVDHVPDPVLSTGRDAIVKVVAACVCGSDLWPYRGITPTREPHRIGHEFVGVVEAVGDEVERVNVGDFVIAPFYVCDNTCVNCRNGVSTSCLHGGWWGGDDRDGGFADGGQGERVRVPLADGTLVVVPGPVADEEVPGLLTLADVMGTGHHAAVSAGVREGSTVAVVGDGAVGLCAVIAARRLGASVVIAMSRHRERQDLAREFGATHIVAERGTAGVTAVRELTGGIGADCVLECVGTKESMDQAIRSARPGGMVGYVGVPNGGPELPVRRLFDTNVGVNGGVAPVRGYIEELLPDVRSGAIRPGRVFDLELPLADAAEAYAAMDERRAIKVLLRP, encoded by the coding sequence ATGCTCGCCACCGTCATCCACGCCGCCCGCGACATCCGCGTCGATCACGTTCCCGACCCCGTCCTCTCCACCGGTCGCGACGCGATCGTGAAGGTCGTCGCGGCGTGCGTGTGCGGATCCGACCTCTGGCCGTACCGGGGCATCACGCCCACGCGTGAGCCGCACCGCATCGGCCACGAGTTCGTCGGCGTCGTCGAGGCCGTCGGCGACGAGGTCGAGCGTGTGAACGTCGGCGACTTCGTGATCGCCCCGTTCTACGTGTGCGACAACACGTGCGTGAACTGCCGAAACGGCGTCTCGACGTCGTGCCTGCACGGCGGCTGGTGGGGCGGCGACGACCGCGACGGCGGGTTCGCCGACGGCGGGCAGGGTGAGCGCGTGCGGGTGCCGCTCGCCGACGGGACGCTCGTCGTCGTCCCCGGCCCGGTGGCCGACGAGGAGGTGCCCGGCCTCCTGACCCTCGCCGACGTCATGGGCACCGGCCACCACGCGGCGGTGTCGGCCGGCGTCCGCGAGGGCAGCACGGTCGCGGTCGTCGGCGACGGCGCGGTCGGACTCTGCGCGGTCATCGCGGCGCGCCGGCTCGGGGCATCCGTCGTCATCGCGATGTCGCGGCACCGCGAGCGGCAGGACCTCGCACGCGAGTTCGGCGCGACCCACATCGTCGCCGAGCGCGGCACCGCAGGGGTGACCGCGGTCCGCGAGCTCACGGGCGGCATCGGCGCCGACTGCGTGCTCGAGTGCGTCGGGACGAAGGAGTCGATGGACCAGGCGATCCGGTCGGCGCGTCCGGGCGGGATGGTCGGCTACGTCGGCGTGCCGAATGGCGGCCCAGAGCTGCCGGTGCGCCGGCTGTTCGACACCAATGTCGGCGTCAACGGCGGGGTGGCGCCGGTGCGCGGCTACATCGAGGAGCTGCTGCCCGACGTGCGGTCCGGCGCGATCCGGCCGGGTCGGGTCTTCGACCTCGAGCTGCCGCTCGCCGACGCCGCCGAGGCGTACGCCGCCATGGACGAGCGCCGCGCGATCAAGGTGCTGCTGCGGCCGTGA
- a CDS encoding TetR family transcriptional regulator: protein MSTPSTEAPLSGRRAQAARNDTAILDAAREVFMAAPDAPVAAVAKAAGVGISALYRRYPGKEELLATLCLDGLRRFVDVARSALDVADPWDAFQAFLRGIVDADVHSLTVHLAGRFTPTPEHGALAEESGRLAGEILHRAQEAGAVRSDVVDADLPMIYEQLAAIRLGDAERVAELRRRYLELHLAGLRADAAPHEALPGSAPSQAELGARWRRDVTGTAG, encoded by the coding sequence ATGAGCACCCCGAGTACGGAAGCCCCGCTGAGCGGCCGGCGCGCCCAGGCGGCCCGCAACGACACCGCGATCCTCGACGCCGCCCGCGAGGTCTTCATGGCGGCGCCCGACGCCCCCGTCGCGGCGGTCGCCAAGGCCGCCGGCGTGGGCATCAGCGCCCTGTACCGCCGGTACCCCGGCAAGGAGGAGCTGCTTGCGACGCTCTGCCTCGACGGGCTGCGGCGCTTCGTCGACGTCGCACGGTCCGCCCTGGACGTCGCCGACCCGTGGGACGCGTTCCAGGCGTTCCTGCGCGGCATCGTCGACGCGGACGTGCACTCCCTCACCGTCCACCTGGCGGGGCGCTTCACGCCGACGCCGGAGCACGGCGCGCTGGCCGAGGAGTCCGGGCGGCTCGCGGGGGAGATCCTGCACCGGGCGCAGGAGGCCGGGGCAGTGCGGTCCGACGTCGTCGACGCCGACCTGCCGATGATCTACGAGCAGCTCGCCGCGATCCGCCTCGGAGACGCCGAGCGGGTCGCCGAGCTGCGACGCCGGTACCTCGAGCTCCACCTGGCCGGGCTGCGCGCGGACGCCGCGCCGCACGAGGCGCTGCCCGGCTCTGCGCCGTCGCAGGCCGAGCTCGGCGCCCGCTGGCGCCGGGACGTCACGGGAACCGCGGGCTAG
- a CDS encoding sugar ABC transporter permease, giving the protein MTATQVNPTTREAADTPPPGPPAVRGIRRPFWTTRRRDALTGYLFVAPQLLGVGVFVLVPVVLAVWYSLNEWNIFRGELTFVGGANYAALLNDPQLPSVLAATAWFSIGVVVLNISLGLALAVMLNRRFRGVTVFRTLFFSPVVVSVVAWTLVWGFLLQDNGGINAALETIGLDGTNWLLQGDTAMISVIVTQVIRSVGVNMVLFLAALQGVPGELYEAARIDGARNSTIFLRITLPLISPTLLLTAILTIVGALQSFAQIAVLTEGGPGLATTVLVYYVFQQAFEFNDIGYGSTLALMLLTFVMLLTLLQWQLRRKWVFYED; this is encoded by the coding sequence GTGACCGCGACGCAGGTGAACCCGACGACCCGGGAGGCGGCCGACACGCCGCCCCCCGGGCCGCCGGCCGTGCGCGGCATCCGTCGCCCGTTCTGGACCACCCGGAGGCGCGACGCGCTCACCGGCTACCTCTTCGTCGCGCCCCAGCTCCTCGGCGTCGGCGTGTTCGTGCTCGTGCCCGTCGTCCTCGCCGTCTGGTACAGCCTGAACGAGTGGAACATCTTCCGCGGCGAGCTGACCTTCGTCGGCGGCGCGAACTATGCCGCGCTCCTGAACGACCCGCAGCTTCCCTCGGTGCTCGCGGCGACCGCCTGGTTCTCCATCGGCGTGGTCGTGCTGAACATCTCGCTCGGGCTCGCGCTCGCGGTGATGCTGAACCGGCGCTTCCGCGGCGTGACCGTCTTCCGGACGCTGTTCTTCTCGCCCGTGGTCGTCTCCGTGGTCGCGTGGACGCTGGTCTGGGGCTTCCTCCTGCAGGACAACGGCGGGATCAACGCCGCGCTCGAGACGATCGGCCTCGATGGCACCAACTGGCTGCTCCAGGGCGACACGGCGATGATCTCGGTCATCGTCACCCAGGTCATCCGCAGCGTCGGCGTGAACATGGTGCTCTTCCTCGCCGCGCTCCAGGGGGTGCCCGGCGAGCTCTACGAGGCGGCCCGCATCGACGGCGCCCGCAACAGCACGATCTTCCTGCGGATCACGCTCCCGCTCATCTCCCCGACGCTGCTGCTCACGGCGATCCTCACCATCGTGGGCGCGCTGCAGTCGTTCGCGCAGATCGCGGTGCTCACCGAGGGCGGCCCCGGCCTCGCGACGACCGTGCTCGTCTACTACGTGTTCCAGCAGGCGTTCGAGTTCAACGACATCGGCTACGGCTCGACGCTCGCGCTGATGCTGCTGACGTTCGTCATGCTGCTCACCCTGCTGCAGTGGCAGCTCCGACGGAAGTGGGTCTTCTATGAGGACTGA
- a CDS encoding MarR family transcriptional regulator: protein MPKRRPTAPELHRRAVTTYVAAGGEESVQRVITAVQSLTKKLDQWYARQLADLDVTAGEWAVVTSLAKAGEALTPSQLADLSNVAPSSMTHRLDKLAERGLVERAADPGNRTRILVSLTDEGWELFSLAIRGSDVVESDVLQDLSDDERGELARLLEVVIARLDDIDA, encoded by the coding sequence ATGCCCAAGCGACGCCCGACCGCACCCGAGCTGCACCGTCGCGCCGTCACGACCTACGTCGCCGCGGGCGGCGAGGAGTCGGTGCAACGGGTGATCACCGCCGTGCAGAGCCTCACCAAGAAGCTCGACCAGTGGTACGCGCGACAGCTCGCCGACCTCGACGTCACGGCGGGCGAGTGGGCCGTCGTCACCTCGCTCGCGAAGGCCGGCGAGGCACTCACCCCGAGCCAGCTCGCCGATCTCTCGAACGTCGCGCCCTCCTCGATGACGCACCGGCTCGACAAGCTCGCCGAGCGCGGGCTCGTCGAGCGTGCGGCCGACCCGGGCAACCGCACGCGGATCCTGGTGAGCCTCACCGACGAGGGGTGGGAGCTGTTCAGCCTCGCGATCCGCGGCTCCGACGTCGTCGAGTCCGATGTGCTGCAAGACCTCAGCGACGACGAGCGCGGCGAGCTCGCCCGCCTGCTCGAGGTCGTGATCGCCCGGCTCGACGACATCGACGCCTGA
- a CDS encoding MFS transporter, translating into MRAKLLILASAIGMLGWGAVLPYQYAYAADTRGWGAFVAAAASSLFSVGALVAAPLAGRLADRFNPVHVAVVAQLIGAAGVAALVFVDHPAAFLGGMLVFGLGLSAAVPAKQVLALQWSSSDDRRRVFAYKFTGESLGMAAGAFLAGQIVDLDRPDGLDIGFAMAAAGFVLSSGLIALAGRGAVAHPEFPTSTSSLPAVGDARPDARTGVLRAIATTPALRWTAVVTVALALGFYAQFESGLPAYGITVLGVDPSAIGIAAAVNCIVIVALQVVMVRLTAKRSAPALLMAVGGIWVLSWLVLSAAQFAPGVASALFVMTYGIFAVGETIYSPVLNPLTASLAPRGMVGQTLGTISALQTSFSAAGPLIAGVLLGAGLADAFLGMHLVVSAIAVFAAWRVHRALAATSPDGDGDAIGRRRSADHARRTPTRRGPLAATGRPAEADSGSAATRSPA; encoded by the coding sequence GTGCGCGCCAAACTGCTCATCCTCGCCTCGGCCATCGGCATGCTGGGCTGGGGCGCCGTGCTGCCCTACCAGTACGCCTACGCCGCCGACACCCGCGGCTGGGGCGCGTTCGTCGCCGCCGCGGCCTCCTCCCTGTTCTCCGTGGGTGCGCTCGTGGCGGCGCCGCTCGCGGGGCGCCTCGCCGACCGGTTCAACCCCGTGCACGTCGCCGTCGTGGCACAGCTCATCGGAGCGGCGGGCGTCGCCGCTCTCGTCTTCGTCGACCACCCTGCGGCGTTCCTCGGCGGCATGCTCGTCTTCGGGCTCGGCCTCTCGGCCGCGGTGCCCGCGAAGCAGGTCCTCGCGCTGCAGTGGTCCTCCTCGGACGACCGCCGCCGCGTCTTCGCGTACAAGTTCACCGGCGAATCGCTCGGCATGGCCGCCGGCGCCTTCCTCGCCGGGCAGATCGTCGATCTCGACCGGCCCGACGGACTCGACATCGGCTTCGCCATGGCCGCGGCCGGCTTCGTCCTCTCCTCAGGCCTCATCGCCCTCGCCGGACGCGGCGCGGTCGCCCACCCCGAGTTCCCGACGTCCACCTCGTCGCTGCCCGCCGTCGGAGACGCCCGGCCCGACGCGCGCACCGGGGTGCTCCGGGCGATCGCGACGACGCCGGCGCTCCGCTGGACGGCGGTCGTCACGGTCGCCCTCGCGCTCGGGTTCTACGCCCAGTTCGAGTCCGGCCTGCCCGCGTACGGCATCACCGTGCTGGGCGTCGACCCGTCCGCGATCGGCATCGCGGCCGCCGTCAACTGCATCGTCATCGTGGCCCTGCAGGTCGTGATGGTGCGCCTCACGGCCAAGCGGAGCGCGCCCGCCCTGCTCATGGCCGTCGGCGGCATCTGGGTGCTGTCCTGGCTCGTGCTCTCCGCCGCGCAGTTCGCCCCGGGAGTGGCATCCGCCCTGTTCGTCATGACGTACGGCATCTTCGCCGTCGGCGAGACGATCTACAGCCCGGTGCTGAACCCGCTCACCGCGTCGCTCGCGCCCAGGGGCATGGTCGGCCAGACCCTCGGTACGATCTCAGCCCTGCAGACCTCGTTCTCGGCCGCCGGCCCCCTCATCGCGGGGGTGCTGCTCGGCGCCGGCCTCGCCGACGCGTTCCTCGGCATGCACCTCGTGGTGAGCGCGATCGCGGTGTTCGCCGCCTGGCGGGTGCACCGCGCGCTCGCCGCGACGAGCCCGGACGGCGACGGCGACGCCATCGGGCGCCGTCGGTCGGCGGATCACGCGCGACGCACGCCCACCAGGCGAGGCCCGCTCGCCGCGACCGGGCGTCCGGCTGAGGCGGATTCGGGATCGGCCGCGACCCGGAGTCCGGCGTAG
- a CDS encoding sugar ABC transporter substrate-binding protein, with protein sequence MITATKLGGALALATAVGLAVTGCQSGPSEAPPTTAAPGSVDLRMTVWTSNEDQLALFDSIAESYRADHPEIGTITFESLPFADYNTTLTTQIAGGNAPDLAWMGDLSKDLIASDALVPLTETLEATEGWEYDDLLESVTAEFSVDGELYAYPFSNSPFALYLNTDLLAQAGQTLDDDPTWEEVSAVGAAVNQATGKGGFVIRDFNYSSWNTLGTVWPGWGAAAWNADGTKCTMDSPEMVDAFQFVHDAIYVDGSMPGPGTTADFFAGDSAFTVAQVSRASLLDGSFAYDVIPLPAGPEGDYSVIGQAGVGVLSSSPHVQEATDFLAYLTNPENAALLAQYFPPPRESLLTGEKLAENNPKLTAEQLQTVVVDQIPDAITLPNHTNPAEIAQTGKTALDAMWTPDADVEAVLGSMCDAIQPLLAK encoded by the coding sequence ATGATCACAGCAACGAAGCTGGGCGGCGCGCTCGCGCTCGCCACGGCCGTCGGCCTCGCGGTCACCGGCTGCCAGAGCGGCCCGAGCGAGGCGCCGCCGACCACCGCCGCTCCCGGCAGCGTCGACCTGCGGATGACCGTCTGGACCTCGAACGAGGACCAGCTGGCGCTGTTCGACTCGATCGCCGAGTCGTACCGGGCCGACCACCCCGAGATCGGCACCATCACCTTCGAGAGCCTGCCGTTCGCCGACTACAACACGACGCTCACGACCCAGATCGCGGGCGGCAACGCACCCGACCTCGCCTGGATGGGCGACCTCTCGAAGGACCTCATCGCGTCCGACGCGCTCGTCCCGCTCACCGAGACCCTCGAAGCCACCGAGGGCTGGGAGTACGACGACCTGCTCGAGAGCGTCACGGCCGAGTTCTCGGTCGACGGCGAGCTGTACGCCTACCCGTTCTCGAACTCGCCGTTCGCGCTGTACCTCAACACCGACCTGCTCGCCCAGGCGGGGCAGACCCTCGACGACGACCCCACGTGGGAGGAGGTCTCGGCCGTCGGCGCGGCGGTCAACCAGGCGACCGGCAAGGGCGGGTTCGTCATCCGCGACTTCAACTACTCCTCGTGGAACACGCTCGGCACGGTCTGGCCCGGCTGGGGCGCCGCCGCGTGGAACGCCGACGGCACGAAGTGCACGATGGACAGCCCGGAGATGGTCGACGCGTTCCAGTTCGTGCACGACGCGATCTACGTCGACGGGTCGATGCCCGGCCCCGGGACCACCGCCGACTTCTTCGCCGGCGACTCGGCCTTCACCGTCGCCCAGGTCTCCCGAGCCTCGCTCCTCGACGGCTCCTTCGCCTACGACGTGATCCCCCTGCCCGCCGGGCCCGAGGGCGACTACTCGGTCATCGGCCAGGCCGGTGTCGGCGTGCTCTCCTCGAGCCCGCACGTGCAGGAGGCCACCGACTTCCTCGCCTACCTCACCAACCCCGAGAACGCGGCGCTGCTCGCCCAGTACTTCCCGCCGCCCCGCGAGTCGCTGCTCACCGGCGAGAAGCTGGCGGAGAACAACCCCAAGCTGACCGCCGAGCAGCTGCAGACCGTGGTCGTCGACCAGATCCCCGACGCGATCACGCTGCCGAACCACACCAACCCCGCCGAGATCGCACAGACCGGCAAGACGGCGCTCGACGCGATGTGGACGCCCGACGCCGACGTGGAAGCCGTCCTCGGCTCGATGTGCGACGCGATCCAGCCTCTGCTGGCGAAGTGA